One genomic segment of Deinococcus arcticus includes these proteins:
- a CDS encoding sulfite oxidase-like oxidoreductase, with the protein MLGKFFKKPADDMGGRVPPGQSLTTRFPVLTYGPTQHYAPQEVAVRIFGLAEEHTFTWADLLALPQTTLTYDIHCVTHWSKLDTTWTGVRVTDLITHLRLKPGATHVMQHSVGGYTTNLSLDDFVRPENLLAHTFGGQPLDAEHGGPLRLVVPHLYFWKSAKWLSGLEFMDADRPGFWERNGYHMRGDPFQEERYDDD; encoded by the coding sequence ATGCTTGGCAAGTTTTTCAAGAAGCCCGCAGATGACATGGGCGGCCGGGTGCCCCCGGGCCAGAGTCTGACCACTCGATTCCCGGTGCTGACCTACGGCCCCACCCAGCACTACGCGCCGCAGGAGGTGGCCGTGCGCATCTTCGGGCTGGCCGAGGAGCACACCTTTACCTGGGCTGACCTGCTGGCCCTGCCCCAGACCACCCTGACCTACGACATTCACTGCGTGACCCACTGGAGCAAGCTGGACACCACCTGGACCGGCGTGCGCGTGACCGACCTGATAACCCACCTTCGTCTGAAGCCCGGCGCCACCCACGTCATGCAGCATTCGGTGGGCGGCTACACCACCAACCTGTCGCTGGACGACTTTGTGCGCCCCGAGAACCTGCTGGCCCACACCTTTGGCGGCCAGCCGCTGGACGCCGAGCACGGCGGACCGCTGCGGCTGGTGGTGCCGCACCTGTATTTCTGGAAAAGTGCCAAGTGGCTGAGTGGCCTGGAATTCATGGACGCCGACCGCCCCGGGTTCTGGGAGCGCAACGGTTACCACATGCGCGGCGATCCCTTTCAGGAAGAGCGCTATGACGATGACTGA
- a CDS encoding M17 family metallopeptidase gives MSLVNRLERADLSLVFAAPEHPGRLTQGLKPGEVRLLARTAAGDEAVALAPGSAQQARELGAALAGLARDLKAASVRVPASGHGAALAQAALAEGWREARYRQHSTQPPQLLVEGLSDQDHAHVSALSAGLTFARELTSAPANVLGPATLAREARRLEALGLDVDVWDGDDIQARGMGLLVAVAAGSATGPRLIRVTLPARGEKTAVLALVGKGITFDTGGYSIKPAAGMNGMKNDMGGAAAVLGAMRALGELRAQVPEGVEVRAYIAAAENMVGPHAMRPGDIYRAANDLQVEVTNTDAEGRLVLADALTVACDEGATELIDLATLTGVKVSALGAEIAALFSSDAALTGRLKAAAEAAGEYIWELPLHQPYLKSYQKQTVADLKNSDMNPAGASIKAALFLQQFVTRPWAHLDIAGNATREDVATGWGVGTLVAYVLGR, from the coding sequence ATGTCACTTGTGAATAGGCTGGAGCGGGCGGACCTCTCGTTGGTGTTTGCGGCCCCCGAGCATCCTGGGCGCCTGACGCAGGGCCTGAAGCCGGGCGAGGTGCGGCTGCTGGCCCGCACGGCGGCTGGTGACGAGGCCGTGGCCCTGGCCCCTGGCAGCGCCCAGCAAGCCCGCGAGCTGGGCGCGGCGCTGGCTGGACTGGCGCGCGACCTGAAAGCGGCCTCGGTGCGGGTGCCGGCCAGCGGGCACGGCGCGGCGCTGGCGCAGGCGGCCCTGGCAGAAGGCTGGCGGGAAGCGCGGTATCGCCAGCACAGCACCCAGCCTCCCCAGCTCCTGGTGGAGGGCCTGAGTGACCAGGACCACGCCCACGTCAGCGCCCTGAGCGCTGGCCTGACCTTCGCCCGCGAACTGACCAGCGCGCCCGCCAATGTGCTGGGCCCCGCCACCCTGGCCCGCGAGGCCCGCCGCCTGGAAGCCCTGGGACTGGATGTGGACGTCTGGGACGGCGACGACATTCAGGCGCGCGGTATGGGCCTGCTGGTCGCCGTGGCTGCGGGCAGTGCCACGGGCCCGCGCCTGATTCGGGTCACGCTGCCTGCGCGCGGCGAGAAGACGGCGGTGCTGGCGCTGGTGGGCAAGGGCATCACCTTTGACACGGGCGGCTATTCCATCAAGCCAGCGGCCGGCATGAACGGCATGAAAAACGACATGGGCGGCGCGGCGGCCGTGCTGGGGGCCATGCGCGCCCTGGGCGAACTGCGCGCGCAGGTCCCTGAAGGTGTGGAAGTCCGGGCGTACATCGCCGCCGCCGAGAACATGGTGGGCCCTCACGCCATGCGCCCCGGCGACATCTACCGCGCCGCCAACGACCTGCAGGTGGAAGTCACGAACACCGACGCCGAGGGCCGCCTGGTGCTGGCCGACGCCCTGACCGTGGCCTGCGATGAGGGCGCCACCGAACTGATTGACCTGGCCACCCTGACCGGCGTGAAGGTGAGTGCCCTGGGGGCCGAGATTGCGGCCCTGTTCAGCAGCGACGCCGCCCTGACGGGCCGCCTGAAAGCCGCCGCCGAAGCTGCTGGCGAATATATCTGGGAATTGCCGCTGCACCAGCCGTACCTGAAGAGCTACCAGAAACAGACGGTGGCCGACCTGAAAAACAGTGACATGAACCCGGCTGGCGCCAGCATCAAGGCCGCGCTGTTCCTGCAGCAGTTCGTCACCCGCCCCTGGGCCCACCTGGACATCGCCGGCAACGCCACCCGGGAGGACGTGGCGACCGGGTGGGGCGTGGGCACGCTGGTGGCGTACGTGCTGGGCAGGTAG
- a CDS encoding mismatch-specific DNA-glycosylase produces MTEPTTDPTTEGAPADLTGSGEYLVPDVLQEGLTLVLVGTAPSRISARARAYYANPENRFWRTLHEVGLTPRQLSPHEYPLLPGYGIGLTDVAKRHSGVDAALPAEAWAPGELRAKVQRYRPQVVAFTSKRGASETLGVATGRLPYGPQAQDLEGAELWVLPSTSPLGQTHFQLAPWQALAARVQALRAAGTPGPGAP; encoded by the coding sequence ATGACTGAGCCAACAACTGACCCGACGACGGAAGGAGCCCCGGCCGACCTGACCGGCAGCGGCGAGTATCTGGTCCCGGATGTGCTGCAAGAGGGGCTGACCCTGGTGCTGGTGGGCACGGCCCCCAGTCGCATCAGCGCGCGGGCGCGGGCCTACTACGCCAACCCTGAAAACCGCTTCTGGCGCACCCTGCACGAGGTGGGTCTGACGCCCCGGCAACTCTCGCCACACGAGTACCCCCTGCTGCCGGGGTACGGCATTGGCCTGACCGATGTGGCCAAGCGCCACTCGGGCGTGGACGCGGCCCTACCGGCAGAGGCCTGGGCCCCCGGGGAACTGCGCGCCAAGGTGCAGCGCTACAGGCCGCAAGTGGTGGCCTTTACCAGCAAGCGCGGGGCCTCGGAAACGCTGGGGGTGGCGACGGGCCGCCTCCCCTATGGCCCGCAGGCCCAGGATCTGGAAGGCGCCGAACTGTGGGTGCTGCCCAGCACCAGCCCGCTGGGGCAGACCCATTTTCAGCTGGCCCCCTGGCAGGCACTTGCCGCGCGGGTGCAGGCCCTGCGCGCGGCGGGAACCCCCGGGCCCGGGGCACCGTAA
- a CDS encoding DAK2 domain-containing protein has protein sequence MLRYATDWLGVYREQVNALNVYPVPDGDTGTNMHLTMQSVRRELDTCDESNMAQVARAISYGALLGARGNSGVILSQLLKGFAETIKDQKAVDAATLARAFQAAQKTGYGAVMKPVEGTILTVARGVAEGAKGENIETVLEQALFRGQELLDQTPEMLPALKQAGVIDSGGQGYLYIVQGMLAQLRGEALPPAPEISSYAQEQFENEEFGFCTEFLMSEATKPIEEIRELVSPFGDSLLVVGAEGYVKGHIHTNEPDQLLATVGRYGKMLKTKVEDMSEQHTEILGMAGSAARAEEEIAPSGLVAVASGYGLVKLFRGFGARIVSGGQTANPSVQDIVDAVRSVSAEKVIILPNNKNVLMAAEKAMELMEGRAVVIPTRTLGQGMGAALNFSPDSPAEDLQEAMTEAAGAVTTLEVTRASRTTNITVKDGRTLDIAEGDVIGLKDDELVQSGGSPEDSVLEMLGRHYEGQEIITVFGGPQKTQEDLDALSARISEAYSDAEVEIHMGGPDLYDYLVTLE, from the coding sequence ATGCTGCGCTACGCCACCGACTGGCTGGGCGTGTACCGCGAGCAGGTCAACGCCCTGAACGTGTACCCGGTCCCCGACGGCGACACTGGCACCAACATGCACCTCACGATGCAGTCGGTGCGGCGCGAGCTGGACACCTGCGACGAGAGCAACATGGCGCAGGTGGCGCGCGCCATCAGCTACGGCGCGCTGCTGGGCGCACGCGGCAACAGCGGCGTGATTCTCTCGCAGCTGCTCAAGGGCTTTGCCGAAACCATCAAGGACCAGAAGGCCGTGGACGCTGCCACGCTGGCGCGCGCCTTCCAGGCGGCCCAGAAGACCGGCTACGGCGCGGTGATGAAGCCCGTAGAAGGCACCATTCTGACCGTGGCCCGGGGCGTGGCCGAAGGTGCGAAGGGCGAGAACATCGAGACGGTGCTGGAACAGGCCCTGTTCCGGGGCCAGGAACTGCTGGACCAGACCCCGGAGATGCTGCCGGCGCTGAAACAGGCCGGCGTGATTGACAGTGGCGGTCAGGGCTACCTGTACATCGTGCAGGGCATGCTGGCGCAGCTGCGCGGCGAGGCGTTGCCCCCCGCCCCCGAGATCTCCAGCTACGCCCAGGAACAGTTTGAAAACGAGGAATTCGGGTTCTGCACCGAATTCCTGATGAGCGAGGCCACCAAGCCCATTGAGGAAATCCGCGAACTGGTGAGCCCGTTCGGGGACAGCCTGCTGGTGGTGGGTGCCGAGGGGTATGTCAAGGGCCACATCCACACCAACGAGCCCGACCAGCTGCTGGCCACGGTGGGCCGCTACGGCAAGATGCTGAAAACCAAGGTCGAGGACATGTCCGAGCAGCACACCGAGATCCTGGGCATGGCGGGCTCGGCGGCGCGGGCCGAGGAGGAAATTGCGCCCAGTGGTCTGGTGGCGGTGGCCAGCGGCTACGGCCTGGTCAAGCTGTTCCGCGGTTTTGGCGCGCGGATCGTTTCCGGAGGGCAGACGGCCAACCCCAGTGTGCAGGACATCGTGGACGCGGTGCGCTCGGTCAGCGCCGAGAAGGTCATCATCCTGCCGAACAACAAGAACGTCCTGATGGCTGCTGAAAAAGCGATGGAGCTGATGGAAGGCCGCGCGGTGGTCATTCCCACCCGCACGCTGGGCCAGGGCATGGGCGCCGCGCTGAACTTCAGCCCGGACAGCCCCGCTGAGGACCTTCAGGAAGCCATGACCGAGGCCGCCGGGGCCGTGACCACCCTGGAAGTCACGCGCGCCAGCCGCACCACCAACATCACGGTGAAGGATGGCCGGACCCTGGACATTGCTGAAGGCGACGTGATCGGCCTGAAGGACGACGAGCTGGTGCAAAGTGGTGGCAGCCCCGAAGACAGCGTGCTGGAAATGCTGGGCCGCCACTACGAGGGCCAGGAGATCATCACCGTATTTGGCGGCCCGCAGAAAACCCAGGAGGACCTGGACGCCCTGTCGGCGCGCATCTCGGAGGCCTACAGCGACGCCGAGGTGGAAATCCATATGGGCGGCCCGGACCTGTACGACTATCTGGTGACCCTGGAATAA
- a CDS encoding HD-GYP domain-containing protein, which produces MLPPSLWSTLLLMGGAGLLGYATVRDHHGLMIAAALGMAVLTAGRRGTLRWVPLGAYALAFVVSLLLPGPTSGVPELGAALLTLLSLGLLTVREQASARELTWQRNTVAALRAGSERLADARDADAIIRAGIGILDKLQVAPNLAFVAYRKGTPHILAATGAFDAFLERPIHPSDNDSRSVQADHWVAEEVLALLDKTQRRVFHVAPVYGRASNHLGVVILARPVPTPFDEDEKGVVGAFSRLLGAQLGQWQAIRDLRDANDLTLRSLGAALERRDDDTGGHTMRVVSMSVRLARRLGWDEDQVKALRWGAYLHDLGKLAIPDGVLHKRGPLSPDERRVIQTHTVIGYDMLQDLHFLPAETLDLVRYHHERWDGTGYPSGLRGQNIPDTARLFTLIDVFDALTNARPYKPAWTRERALNEIRAQAGRQFDPQYVDAFLRMMAEHDDAHLVM; this is translated from the coding sequence GTGCTCCCGCCAAGCCTGTGGTCAACCCTGCTGCTGATGGGTGGCGCGGGCCTGCTGGGCTACGCCACAGTTCGGGACCACCACGGCCTGATGATCGCCGCCGCCCTGGGAATGGCGGTGCTGACGGCGGGGCGCCGGGGCACCCTGCGCTGGGTGCCGCTGGGCGCCTATGCCCTGGCCTTTGTAGTCTCGCTGCTACTGCCGGGGCCCACCTCGGGCGTGCCCGAACTGGGCGCGGCCCTGCTGACCCTGCTGAGCCTGGGTCTGCTGACGGTGCGCGAGCAGGCCAGCGCCCGGGAACTGACCTGGCAGCGCAACACGGTGGCGGCCCTGCGCGCCGGCAGCGAGCGCCTGGCCGATGCCCGCGACGCCGACGCCATTATTCGCGCGGGGATTGGCATTCTGGACAAGCTGCAGGTGGCGCCCAATCTGGCGTTCGTGGCCTACCGTAAGGGCACGCCGCACATTCTGGCCGCCACCGGGGCCTTCGACGCCTTTCTGGAGCGCCCCATTCATCCCAGCGACAACGACAGCCGCAGCGTGCAGGCCGACCACTGGGTGGCCGAGGAAGTGCTGGCGCTGCTGGACAAGACCCAGCGCCGGGTGTTTCATGTGGCCCCGGTCTACGGCCGCGCCTCCAATCATCTGGGCGTGGTGATTCTGGCCCGCCCCGTGCCCACCCCCTTCGACGAGGATGAAAAGGGGGTGGTGGGCGCCTTTTCACGCCTGCTGGGCGCGCAGCTGGGGCAGTGGCAGGCCATCCGGGACCTGCGCGACGCCAACGACCTGACCCTGCGATCGCTGGGCGCGGCCCTGGAACGCCGCGACGACGACACCGGCGGCCACACCATGCGCGTGGTCAGCATGAGCGTGCGCCTGGCGCGGCGCCTGGGCTGGGACGAGGATCAGGTCAAGGCGCTGCGCTGGGGCGCGTACCTGCACGATCTGGGCAAGCTGGCCATTCCCGACGGCGTGCTGCACAAGCGCGGGCCCCTCAGCCCCGATGAACGCCGCGTCATTCAGACCCATACCGTGATCGGCTACGACATGCTGCAGGACCTGCATTTCCTGCCCGCCGAGACGCTGGACCTTGTGCGCTACCACCACGAACGCTGGGACGGCACCGGCTACCCCAGCGGGCTGCGCGGCCAGAACATCCCCGATACCGCGCGCCTGTTTACCCTGATTGACGTGTTTGACGCCCTGACCAATGCCCGGCCCTACAAGCCCGCCTGGACGCGGGAACGCGCCCTGAACGAGATCCGGGCCCAGGCGGGGCGCCAGTTCGACCCGCAGTACGTGGACGCCTTTTTGCGCATGATGGCCGAACACGACGACGCCCATCTGGTGATGTAG
- a CDS encoding carbohydrate kinase family protein: protein MAPLPLIVSAGEALTDLVTAGEHRWTAHPGGAGWNVARACAALGVPSAFAGAVGQDNFGDDLARASLEAGLDLRFLQRVPAPTLMAVVYRAHPPAYRFLGENSADLHFDPTGLPAGWLRQARWLHVGGISLSRWPLADTLLGLVETARAAGVKISFDPNARSTHRHPNYPAVFEAVARRADLLKFSDEDLAFFFPGLGEADILRQLRGLNARAPIVVTRGAAGATLYHAAGQANLPAVPVQVADTVGAGDALCAGLLVGAAERPDALWTEHLQLGLQAAAAACAHPGAYAPTRQELNVQSTA from the coding sequence ATGGCCCCCCTGCCCCTGATCGTGAGCGCTGGCGAAGCCCTGACCGACCTCGTGACCGCAGGTGAGCACCGCTGGACGGCGCACCCGGGCGGCGCGGGATGGAACGTGGCGCGGGCCTGCGCGGCCCTGGGGGTGCCCAGCGCCTTTGCCGGGGCCGTGGGCCAGGACAACTTCGGGGACGATCTGGCGCGCGCCTCGCTGGAAGCGGGGCTGGACCTGCGCTTCTTGCAGCGTGTGCCTGCCCCCACCCTGATGGCCGTGGTGTACCGCGCCCACCCCCCCGCCTACCGCTTTCTGGGCGAGAACAGCGCGGACCTGCACTTTGACCCCACCGGCCTGCCCGCCGGCTGGCTGCGCCAGGCCCGCTGGCTGCATGTGGGCGGCATCAGCCTTAGCCGCTGGCCGCTGGCTGACACGCTGCTGGGCCTCGTGGAAACGGCGCGGGCGGCCGGCGTGAAAATCAGTTTCGATCCCAACGCGCGCAGCACGCACCGGCATCCCAACTATCCGGCAGTGTTCGAGGCAGTGGCCCGACGCGCCGATCTGCTGAAATTCAGCGACGAGGACCTCGCGTTTTTCTTCCCCGGGCTGGGTGAGGCGGACATTCTGCGCCAGTTGCGCGGCCTGAATGCCAGAGCGCCCATCGTGGTCACGCGCGGCGCGGCGGGCGCCACCCTGTACCACGCAGCGGGGCAGGCCAACCTGCCGGCGGTCCCCGTGCAGGTGGCCGACACGGTGGGAGCCGGCGACGCCCTGTGTGCGGGCCTGCTGGTGGGCGCGGCGGAGCGCCCGGACGCCCTGTGGACCGAGCATCTTCAGCTGGGCCTGCAGGCCGCCGCTGCCGCCTGCGCCCACCCCGGCGCCTACGCCCCCACCCGCCAGGAATTGAACGTGCAGTCCACGGCCTGA
- the map gene encoding type I methionyl aminopeptidase, with product MTITTEQELRGMQRAGRVVAQTLRALRAAVAPGVTPAELDALAGEIFAEQDAISAPRQVYGAPVHVFVSVNDDIVHGLPTTRPLQPGDVVKLDVTPFVAGYVADAAITVVVPPASPVALRLVACAEAAFRAAMGVARAGQPVNVIGRAVEAEVARRGFSLLRELQGHGVGRTIHEAPDVPNFYHPAFRTPLREGMVIAVEPMVSSGRSPRTRTRRDGWTIRTHDGGLAAHHEHTVMITQGQPLILTA from the coding sequence ATGACGATCACGACTGAGCAGGAACTGCGGGGCATGCAGCGCGCCGGGCGCGTGGTGGCCCAGACCCTTCGGGCGCTCCGGGCGGCCGTGGCGCCGGGTGTCACGCCAGCCGAGCTGGATGCGCTGGCGGGCGAGATTTTTGCCGAGCAGGACGCTATTTCGGCGCCACGGCAGGTGTATGGGGCGCCCGTCCACGTTTTTGTCAGCGTGAACGACGACATCGTTCATGGCCTGCCCACCACGCGGCCGCTTCAGCCGGGCGACGTGGTGAAACTGGACGTGACCCCCTTTGTAGCCGGCTACGTGGCCGACGCCGCCATCACCGTGGTGGTGCCGCCCGCCTCGCCCGTGGCCCTGCGGCTGGTGGCGTGCGCCGAGGCGGCGTTTCGGGCGGCGATGGGGGTGGCCCGGGCGGGGCAGCCAGTGAATGTGATTGGCCGGGCTGTGGAAGCGGAAGTGGCCCGGCGCGGCTTTTCGCTGCTGCGCGAACTGCAGGGCCACGGCGTGGGCCGCACGATCCACGAGGCCCCGGACGTGCCAAACTTTTACCATCCGGCCTTCAGAACCCCGCTGCGTGAGGGCATGGTGATTGCGGTCGAGCCGATGGTGTCGTCCGGCCGCTCGCCGCGCACCCGGACCCGCCGCGACGGCTGGACCATCCGCACCCACGATGGCGGTCTGGCGGCCCACCACGAGCACACCGTCATGATCACCCAGGGGCAGCCACTGATCCTGACCGCCTGA
- a CDS encoding GNAT family N-acetyltransferase encodes MTKLTYTAGDLEAAAGVLRASAAELETRGQPLWPLDSLTLERLGRHYPAHGWQVAWRAGQAVGTYCLLERDPPFWPDDPPGEALYLHKLAVHPAAQGTGLSALLLADARARARSAGRPWLKLDTAADRPALRQLYKRVGFEACGEREVFGFRVVLFRQASGAGA; translated from the coding sequence GTGACCAAGCTCACCTACACGGCCGGCGATCTGGAGGCGGCCGCCGGCGTCCTGCGGGCCAGCGCGGCAGAACTGGAAACCCGGGGCCAGCCCCTGTGGCCGCTGGACAGCCTGACCCTGGAGCGTCTGGGGCGGCACTACCCGGCCCACGGCTGGCAGGTGGCGTGGCGCGCGGGGCAGGCGGTGGGCACCTACTGCCTGCTGGAGCGTGACCCTCCCTTCTGGCCCGACGACCCCCCAGGCGAGGCGCTGTACCTGCACAAACTGGCTGTGCACCCGGCCGCACAGGGCACCGGGCTAAGCGCCCTTCTGCTGGCCGACGCGCGGGCGCGCGCCCGGTCGGCGGGCCGGCCCTGGCTGAAACTGGACACGGCCGCCGATCGCCCCGCGCTGCGCCAGCTGTATAAGCGGGTGGGCTTTGAGGCGTGCGGGGAACGGGAGGTCTTCGGGTTCCGGGTGGTGCTGTTCCGGCAGGCCAGCGGCGCCGGGGCGTAG
- a CDS encoding Asp23/Gls24 family envelope stress response protein — protein sequence MNGSIQITEAALASLIGLTAHEVPGVVGMAPANLKEGISRVLGRAQASDGVVIGKDGARYTADLYVVVAYGVSIPTVARNIAERVEHTVKTHANQELAATRVHAVGVQRV from the coding sequence GTGAACGGCTCCATTCAAATTACCGAGGCGGCGCTGGCCTCGCTGATCGGCCTGACGGCTCATGAAGTTCCGGGCGTGGTCGGCATGGCCCCCGCCAATCTCAAAGAAGGCATCAGCCGCGTGCTGGGGCGCGCCCAGGCCAGTGACGGCGTGGTGATTGGCAAAGACGGCGCGCGCTACACCGCCGACCTGTACGTGGTTGTGGCCTACGGCGTCAGCATTCCCACCGTGGCGCGCAACATCGCCGAGCGGGTGGAGCACACCGTCAAGACCCACGCCAACCAGGAGCTGGCCGCCACCCGCGTCCACGCCGTGGGGGTGCAGCGTGTCTGA
- a CDS encoding transcriptional regulator produces MSAFDQARHEVERARFLGDVRDLLSLLRRQPNELLPFDWVRHLAPEGEYARGLQTIEVDHIIGSVDRYREFDRHYLPKERHLDERWIGVRSAQLQGKELPPIQVYQVGELYFVKDGNHRVSVARRQGQKYIDADVIELQVTVPPEEGDTLKDLIIKGEYAQFLKATNLDRVVPGHHEILFTTPGRYEKLLEHIRTRQYFLDRKPERAGLPPVTWEEAVDSWYRRLYCRIVDNIGKHDVMARFPGRTEADLYLWIMDHRYFLTQHDGHDVGSEAATVQFRAQYSPPIYKRLRQRMRLMLRGKLGPAV; encoded by the coding sequence ATGTCCGCATTCGATCAGGCCCGGCACGAGGTAGAACGCGCGCGCTTTCTGGGCGACGTGCGTGATCTGCTTTCTCTCCTGCGGCGGCAGCCCAATGAGCTGCTGCCCTTCGACTGGGTGCGCCACCTCGCCCCGGAAGGCGAGTACGCGCGCGGCCTGCAAACCATCGAGGTGGATCACATCATCGGGTCGGTGGACCGCTACCGCGAATTTGACCGCCACTACCTGCCCAAGGAACGCCACCTGGACGAACGCTGGATCGGCGTGCGCTCGGCGCAGCTGCAGGGCAAGGAACTGCCGCCCATCCAGGTGTATCAGGTGGGCGAGCTGTATTTCGTCAAGGACGGCAACCACCGCGTCTCGGTGGCCCGGCGCCAGGGTCAGAAATACATTGATGCCGATGTGATCGAGCTGCAGGTCACTGTGCCGCCCGAGGAAGGCGACACCCTCAAGGACCTGATTATCAAGGGGGAGTACGCCCAGTTCCTGAAGGCCACCAACCTGGACCGCGTGGTGCCGGGCCACCATGAAATCCTGTTCACCACGCCGGGACGCTACGAGAAGCTGCTGGAGCACATCCGCACCCGGCAGTATTTTCTGGACCGCAAGCCTGAACGCGCCGGCCTGCCGCCCGTCACCTGGGAAGAGGCGGTGGACAGCTGGTACCGCCGCCTGTACTGCCGCATCGTGGACAACATTGGCAAGCACGACGTGATGGCGCGCTTTCCCGGCCGCACCGAGGCCGACCTGTACCTGTGGATCATGGACCACCGCTATTTCCTGACCCAGCACGACGGCCACGATGTGGGCAGCGAGGCCGCCACGGTGCAGTTCCGCGCCCAGTATTCCCCGCCCATCTACAAACGCCTGCGCCAGCGCATGCGCCTGATGCTGCGCGGCAAGCTGGGGCCAGCAGTGTAG